A part of Amycolatopsis camponoti genomic DNA contains:
- a CDS encoding MoaD/ThiS family protein has translation MLITVLVPGPLRAKTGGESRLEVELGEAATLGALLDELAQRYPALERRLRDEQAGLRRYVNFYVDGEECRRLDGPSTALRDRGEVQIIPSVAGG, from the coding sequence GTGCTGATCACCGTGCTGGTGCCCGGTCCCCTGCGGGCGAAGACCGGCGGCGAGTCCCGGCTGGAGGTCGAGCTCGGCGAGGCGGCCACGCTCGGGGCGCTGCTCGACGAGCTCGCGCAGCGGTACCCGGCGCTGGAACGGCGGCTGCGCGACGAGCAAGCGGGCCTGCGCCGGTACGTCAACTTCTACGTCGACGGCGAGGAGTGCCGCCGGCTCGACGGCCCGTCGACGGCGTTGCGCGACCGCGGCGAGGTGCAGATCATCCCGTCGGTCGCCGGTG
- a CDS encoding WD40/YVTN/BNR-like repeat-containing protein has protein sequence MAVVLAIGTRKGLWLATGPDDRSSWEVTGPHHPMTEVYAVGIDTRRAAPRLLAGVTSEHFGPSVATSDDLGATWQEPDHAPIAFPPDTAESLVRAWQLVPGPASEPDVVYAGTEPSALFRSVDGGRTYELVRGLWDHPHREHWTPGGGGKAIHTVLPDPVEPGRVTVAMSTGGVYRTDDGGASWRASNTGIKAVHVPDPYPEYGHCVHKVAMHPSAPDRFFAQVHHGVYRSDDAGASWQSIADGLPSDFGFPMVVHPHRPEVIYTFPLTADVMRFPPEGRCRVYRSEDAGKSWEAMGAGLPDGYWAGVMRDAMCADDADPAGVYFGSRTGDVYASRDDGDSWELVVSHLPDVLSVRAATV, from the coding sequence ATGGCTGTCGTGCTCGCGATCGGGACGCGCAAGGGTCTGTGGCTGGCGACCGGCCCGGACGACCGCTCGAGCTGGGAGGTGACCGGCCCCCACCACCCGATGACCGAGGTGTACGCGGTCGGCATCGACACGCGCCGGGCGGCGCCGCGGCTGCTCGCCGGGGTCACCAGCGAGCACTTCGGGCCGAGCGTCGCCACCAGCGACGACCTGGGCGCCACCTGGCAGGAGCCCGACCACGCCCCCATCGCCTTCCCGCCGGACACCGCCGAGTCCCTCGTGCGGGCCTGGCAGCTCGTGCCCGGGCCGGCGAGCGAACCGGACGTCGTCTACGCCGGCACCGAGCCGTCCGCGCTGTTCCGGTCGGTGGACGGCGGCCGCACCTACGAGCTGGTCCGCGGCCTGTGGGACCACCCGCACCGCGAGCACTGGACGCCCGGGGGCGGCGGCAAGGCGATCCACACGGTGCTCCCGGACCCGGTCGAGCCGGGCCGCGTCACCGTGGCGATGTCGACCGGCGGCGTCTACCGCACCGACGACGGCGGCGCGTCCTGGCGGGCGAGCAACACCGGCATCAAGGCCGTGCACGTGCCCGACCCGTACCCCGAGTACGGCCACTGCGTGCACAAGGTCGCGATGCACCCGAGCGCGCCGGACCGGTTCTTCGCGCAGGTGCACCACGGCGTCTACCGCAGCGACGACGCCGGCGCGAGCTGGCAGTCCATCGCCGACGGCCTGCCCAGCGACTTCGGCTTCCCGATGGTCGTCCACCCGCACCGGCCCGAGGTGATCTACACGTTCCCGCTGACCGCCGACGTCATGCGGTTCCCGCCCGAAGGCCGGTGCCGGGTGTACCGCAGCGAAGACGCCGGGAAGTCGTGGGAGGCCATGGGCGCCGGCCTGCCGGACGGGTACTGGGCCGGGGTCATGCGCGACGCGATGTGCGCCGACGACGCCGACCCGGCCGGGGTGTACTTCGGCTCGCGGACCGGCGACGTCTACGCCAGCCGGGACGACGGCGACAGCTGGGAGCTGGTCGTCTCGCACCTGCCGGACGTGCTGAGCGTCCGCGCCGCGACGGTGTGA
- a CDS encoding YciI family protein has product MRFLMMHRIDENDPQAWNPSPEFMQKMGGFIQESAEKGILITAEGVHRSDKGALVRKPRGAAIRVTDGPFAEAKEVIGGFALINAADQAEAVEFAKKYTELFDLEIEVEVRQVVEFDDLPAQD; this is encoded by the coding sequence ATGCGTTTCCTCATGATGCACCGGATCGACGAGAACGACCCGCAGGCGTGGAACCCCAGCCCGGAGTTCATGCAGAAGATGGGCGGGTTCATCCAGGAGTCGGCCGAGAAGGGCATCCTGATCACCGCCGAGGGCGTCCACCGGTCGGACAAGGGCGCGCTGGTCCGCAAGCCGCGCGGGGCGGCGATCCGCGTCACCGACGGGCCCTTCGCCGAGGCCAAGGAGGTCATCGGCGGGTTCGCCCTGATCAACGCCGCCGACCAGGCGGAGGCGGTCGAGTTCGCGAAGAAGTACACCGAGCTGTTCGACCTCGAGATCGAGGTCGAGGTGCGCCAGGTCGTCGAGTTCGACGACCTGCCGGCGCAGGACTGA
- a CDS encoding NAD(P)H-binding protein — MFLVTGATGNVGAEVVAALAEAGDPVRALVRRPDAVLPDGAEAAVGDLDDPASLGDALDGVEGIFLLPGYQDMPGMLAKARDAGVRRIVLLSGGSAALENLDNAVSAYMTLAERAVRESGLDWTFLRPRAFMANALRWLPQLREGDTVRAQFPHVAAACVDPADIAAVAARALAGGHEGRIHDLTGPVALRPADQVAVLAEVLGRKLEFVGLTNDETRAELTASMPREYVEAFWDFYVGGTLDEATVYPTVAEVTGRPARTFTDWAEAHADAFS; from the coding sequence ATGTTCCTGGTCACCGGCGCCACCGGCAACGTCGGCGCGGAAGTGGTCGCGGCACTGGCCGAAGCGGGTGATCCGGTCCGGGCGCTGGTGCGCCGGCCGGACGCCGTGCTCCCGGACGGCGCCGAAGCCGCCGTAGGCGATCTCGACGATCCCGCGAGTCTCGGGGACGCGCTCGACGGCGTCGAAGGGATCTTCTTGCTGCCGGGCTATCAGGACATGCCCGGCATGCTGGCGAAAGCGCGCGACGCGGGCGTCCGCCGGATCGTGCTGCTGTCCGGCGGCTCGGCGGCGCTGGAAAACCTGGACAACGCGGTCTCGGCGTATATGACCCTCGCCGAACGCGCGGTCCGGGAATCGGGGCTGGACTGGACGTTCCTGCGCCCGCGCGCGTTCATGGCGAACGCGCTGCGCTGGCTCCCGCAGCTGCGGGAGGGCGACACGGTCCGCGCGCAGTTCCCGCACGTCGCGGCCGCGTGCGTCGACCCGGCGGACATCGCCGCGGTGGCGGCGCGGGCGCTCGCGGGCGGCCACGAAGGACGGATCCACGACCTGACCGGCCCGGTGGCGCTGCGGCCCGCCGACCAGGTCGCGGTGCTGGCCGAGGTGCTCGGCCGGAAGCTGGAGTTCGTCGGGCTCACGAACGACGAGACGCGCGCCGAGCTGACGGCGAGCATGCCGCGCGAGTACGTCGAAGCGTTCTGGGACTTCTACGTCGGCGGAACGCTGGACGAGGCGACGGTGTACCCGACGGTCGCCGAGGTGACGGGCCGGCCGGCCCGCACTTTCACCGACTGGGCCGAGGCGCACGCGGACGCGTTTTCCTGA
- a CDS encoding M48 family metalloprotease translates to MSDKERARIDLSAVLGVVLAVPVVASSLLVLGLLGKLLWPAYFWVLPAGWALAGAITFVPAYEYLVLSVLLKMREPSQRELTWLTPSWAAVCAAAGVDGGRYRLWVEPSRELNAFAAGGRTVAVTRAALDLERPGLEAILAHELGHHLSGHTRANLLVHWLGLPARVLARLIRLLAWVVPHVGRVFRSFGRSAEVLVTVLLSLGILTALAFLDPWLLLTPLLGPVLAWSKRLGEYRADRMAARLGYGRELALLLKAWNLRDRGDERRLWSRLMAGHPAHIDRVKRLKDLGVRL, encoded by the coding sequence GTGAGCGACAAGGAGCGGGCGCGGATCGATCTTTCCGCGGTCCTGGGCGTGGTGCTCGCCGTCCCGGTGGTCGCCAGCAGCCTGCTGGTGCTGGGCCTGCTCGGGAAGCTGCTCTGGCCGGCGTACTTCTGGGTGCTCCCGGCCGGCTGGGCGCTGGCCGGCGCGATCACGTTCGTCCCCGCCTACGAGTACCTCGTGCTGTCCGTGCTGCTCAAGATGCGCGAGCCGAGCCAACGGGAGCTGACCTGGCTCACGCCGAGCTGGGCGGCCGTCTGCGCCGCGGCCGGCGTCGACGGCGGCCGGTACCGGTTGTGGGTCGAGCCGTCGCGCGAGCTGAACGCCTTCGCCGCCGGGGGCCGGACCGTCGCGGTGACCCGGGCCGCCCTCGACCTGGAGCGCCCGGGCCTGGAAGCGATCCTCGCCCACGAGCTGGGTCACCACCTGTCCGGGCACACGCGGGCGAACCTGCTGGTCCACTGGCTGGGGTTGCCGGCCCGGGTGCTGGCCCGGCTGATCCGGCTGCTCGCCTGGGTGGTGCCGCACGTCGGCCGCGTGTTCCGCTCCTTCGGCCGGTCGGCCGAGGTGCTGGTCACCGTGCTGCTCAGCCTGGGCATCCTCACCGCCCTCGCGTTCCTCGACCCGTGGCTGCTGCTGACGCCGTTGCTCGGCCCGGTGCTCGCGTGGTCGAAGCGGCTCGGCGAGTACCGGGCCGACCGGATGGCGGCGCGGCTGGGCTACGGCCGGGAGCTGGCGCTGCTGCTCAAGGCGTGGAACCTGCGGGACCGCGGCGACGAGCGCCGGCTGTGGTCGCGGCTGATGGCCGGGCACCCCGCCCACATCGACCGGGTCAAGCGGCTGAAGGACCTCGGCGTCAGGCTGTGA
- a CDS encoding NAD(P)-dependent alcohol dehydrogenase has translation MKAIVQDRYGSPDVLEFRDTARPSPGAGEVLVRVHAAGVDPGVRHLTTGHPYLLRLLGFGLRRPKLPVRGLDFAGTVEETGDGVTRVRPGDEVFGVCEGAFAEYAVAKQDLVAAKPARLSFEQAAAVLVSGGTALQALRDAGRVRPGQRVLVIGAAGGIGTFAVQLARAFGAEVTGVCSTAKTDLVRTLGAEHVVDYTREDIAARQYDLIVDTAGLRSLTTLRRALTPRGTLVIAGGENGGRWLGGIQRVFRAALLNPFVRHRLCGLVSRVRGEDLEVLRDLIEAGKLTPALDRTYPLADVAAAIGHLHAGRAAGKVVLTA, from the coding sequence ATGAAAGCGATCGTCCAAGACCGCTACGGCAGCCCGGACGTCCTCGAGTTCCGCGACACCGCCAGACCGTCGCCCGGTGCCGGCGAGGTCCTCGTGCGCGTGCACGCGGCCGGCGTCGACCCGGGCGTGCGGCACCTGACCACCGGGCACCCGTACCTGCTGCGCCTGCTGGGTTTCGGGCTGCGCCGGCCGAAGCTGCCGGTGCGGGGCCTCGACTTCGCCGGCACCGTCGAGGAAACCGGCGACGGCGTCACGCGGGTCCGCCCGGGTGACGAGGTGTTCGGCGTCTGCGAAGGCGCCTTCGCCGAGTACGCCGTCGCGAAGCAGGACCTCGTGGCAGCGAAACCCGCCCGTCTCTCCTTCGAGCAGGCAGCGGCCGTCCTGGTTTCCGGCGGCACCGCCCTGCAGGCCCTGCGCGACGCCGGCCGCGTCCGGCCCGGGCAGCGCGTCCTGGTCATCGGGGCGGCGGGTGGCATCGGCACCTTCGCGGTGCAACTGGCCAGGGCCTTCGGCGCGGAGGTCACGGGGGTGTGCAGCACCGCCAAGACGGACCTGGTCCGCACCCTCGGCGCCGAGCACGTCGTCGACTACACGCGCGAGGACATCGCGGCGCGGCAGTACGACCTGATCGTCGACACCGCCGGCCTGCGCTCGCTGACCACCCTGCGCCGGGCGCTGACCCCGCGCGGCACGCTCGTGATCGCCGGCGGCGAAAACGGCGGCCGGTGGCTCGGCGGCATCCAGCGGGTGTTCCGGGCGGCGCTGCTGAACCCGTTCGTCCGGCACCGCTTGTGCGGGCTCGTCTCCCGCGTGCGCGGCGAAGACCTCGAAGTCCTGCGAGACCTGATCGAAGCCGGGAAGCTCACCCCGGCGCTCGACCGGACGTACCCCCTCGCCGACGTCGCCGCCGCCATCGGCCACCTCCACGCGGGCCGCGCGGCCGGCAAAGTCGTGCTCACAGCCTGA
- a CDS encoding helix-turn-helix transcriptional regulator codes for MTRVTNSLRALRFAHGQMTQADLAARIGVTRQTVIAIEQGRYSPSLEMAFQIAHVFGVPLEEVFQYPEESP; via the coding sequence GTGACCCGCGTGACCAACTCGCTCCGCGCCCTCCGGTTCGCGCACGGCCAGATGACCCAGGCCGACCTCGCCGCCCGGATCGGCGTCACCCGCCAGACCGTCATCGCGATCGAGCAGGGCCGCTATTCGCCGTCGCTCGAGATGGCGTTCCAGATCGCGCACGTGTTCGGAGTCCCGCTCGAAGAAGTGTTCCAGTACCCGGAGGAGTCACCATGA
- a CDS encoding YciI family protein — MKYLMLINASLDADGAPTGCSTPEDWMLFDKSMKDAGVHVGGNSLADFTTAAAVRVDEHGERIVTDGPFAESREVLGGYFVVDVPDFDVALDWAARCPGARDGGHIVVRPLASYGD; from the coding sequence GTGAAGTACCTGATGCTGATCAACGCCTCGCTCGACGCGGACGGCGCGCCCACCGGCTGCAGCACGCCCGAGGACTGGATGCTGTTCGACAAGTCCATGAAGGACGCCGGCGTCCACGTCGGCGGGAACTCGCTCGCCGACTTCACCACCGCCGCCGCGGTCCGCGTCGACGAGCACGGCGAGCGGATCGTCACCGACGGGCCGTTCGCCGAGTCCCGGGAGGTGCTCGGCGGCTACTTCGTCGTCGACGTACCGGACTTCGACGTCGCGCTCGACTGGGCGGCGCGCTGCCCCGGCGCCCGCGACGGCGGGCACATCGTCGTCCGGCCGCTCGCTTCCTACGGGGACTGA
- a CDS encoding RNA polymerase sigma factor produces the protein MEGRAAVEAVFREERGLLLAALVRRFGDLDLAEEVTSEAIEAALVHWPVDGVPPNPGAWLMTTARRKAVDRLRRDQAYAARLAVLQVEADRAAPAPPSDGGLPDERLQLFFTCAHPALPAEDRTALTLRCLAGLTTPEVARAFLVPSATMGKRIVRAKNRIRAARIPFRVPDAAELPGRLPGVLQVVYSIFTEGYAASSGPDLQRLDLAEEAIRLARILRRLLPGEREVAGLLALMLLIHARRDARTGPDGDLVLLDDQDRGRWDGAMISEGTSLVEVALTGGPPGLYGVQAAIAALHDEAPDVSRTDWPQIVALYDILRGLAPSPVVELNRAVAVAMRDGPAAGLVLLESLAEEPRLREYSPFPAARGDLLTRAGRHTEAAAAYEEALALAGTEPERAHLRRRLAECPKP, from the coding sequence GTGGAGGGGCGGGCGGCGGTCGAAGCCGTGTTCCGGGAGGAGCGCGGGCTGCTGCTCGCCGCGCTCGTGCGCCGGTTCGGCGACCTCGACCTGGCCGAAGAGGTGACGTCGGAAGCCATCGAGGCCGCGCTGGTGCACTGGCCCGTCGACGGCGTGCCGCCGAATCCGGGCGCCTGGCTGATGACGACCGCGCGGCGCAAGGCCGTGGACCGGCTGCGCCGCGACCAGGCCTACGCGGCCCGGCTCGCGGTGCTGCAGGTCGAGGCCGACCGCGCGGCGCCCGCCCCGCCGTCCGACGGCGGCCTGCCCGACGAGCGGCTCCAGCTGTTCTTCACGTGCGCCCACCCCGCGTTGCCCGCGGAGGACCGGACGGCGCTGACCCTGCGCTGCCTGGCCGGGCTGACGACACCGGAGGTGGCGCGCGCGTTCCTGGTGCCCAGCGCGACGATGGGCAAGCGGATCGTGCGGGCGAAGAACCGGATCCGCGCGGCCCGGATCCCGTTCCGGGTGCCGGACGCCGCCGAGCTGCCCGGCCGGCTGCCGGGCGTGCTCCAGGTCGTCTACTCGATCTTCACCGAGGGGTACGCGGCCAGTTCCGGCCCGGACCTGCAGCGGCTCGACCTGGCCGAGGAGGCGATCCGGCTGGCCCGGATCCTGCGCCGGCTCCTGCCGGGGGAGCGGGAGGTCGCGGGCCTGCTGGCGCTGATGCTCCTGATCCACGCGCGCCGCGACGCCCGCACGGGTCCGGACGGCGACCTGGTGCTCCTCGACGACCAGGACCGCGGCCGCTGGGACGGCGCGATGATCTCGGAGGGGACGTCCCTGGTCGAGGTCGCGCTGACCGGCGGGCCCCCGGGGCTGTACGGCGTCCAGGCGGCGATCGCGGCCCTGCACGACGAGGCACCGGACGTTTCCCGGACCGACTGGCCGCAGATCGTGGCGCTGTACGACATCCTGCGCGGGCTGGCACCGTCCCCGGTGGTGGAGCTGAACCGAGCGGTGGCGGTGGCGATGCGCGACGGCCCGGCAGCGGGGCTGGTCCTGCTCGAATCGCTGGCGGAGGAGCCCCGGCTGCGCGAGTACAGCCCGTTCCCGGCGGCCCGGGGAGACCTCCTCACCCGAGCGGGCCGCCACACCGAAGCGGCGGCCGCGTACGAAGAGGCGCTGGCGTTGGCGGGCACGGAACCGGAGCGCGCCCACCTGCGCCGCCGCCTGGCCGAGTGCCCGAAGCCGTGA
- a CDS encoding enoyl-CoA hydratase/isomerase family protein, which yields MTVLHLGDDENRFSPDWLQRVHSTLDDVDDVLVTTGGGKFYSNGLDLDWLMANGDKAAEYVAEVQELFARVLTLPVPTVAAVNGHAFGAGAMLAMAHDFRVMRGDRGYFCFPEADINIPFTPGMAALIQGKLTPAAAIASMTTGRRFGGADALSLGLVDEIAAEGDVVKVASERVEALAGKDKGTLGAIKATMFAPAVAALRAPA from the coding sequence TTGACCGTTCTGCACTTGGGCGACGACGAAAACCGCTTCTCACCGGACTGGCTGCAGCGCGTCCATTCCACTTTGGACGATGTGGACGACGTGCTGGTGACCACCGGCGGCGGCAAGTTCTACTCGAACGGCCTCGACCTCGACTGGCTCATGGCCAACGGGGACAAGGCGGCCGAGTACGTCGCCGAGGTGCAGGAGCTGTTCGCGCGCGTGCTGACGCTGCCGGTGCCGACGGTCGCGGCGGTCAACGGCCACGCGTTCGGCGCGGGCGCGATGCTGGCGATGGCGCACGACTTCCGCGTGATGCGCGGCGATCGGGGCTACTTCTGCTTCCCCGAGGCGGACATCAACATCCCGTTCACGCCGGGGATGGCGGCGTTGATCCAGGGCAAGCTGACGCCGGCGGCGGCGATCGCGTCGATGACGACGGGACGCCGGTTCGGCGGCGCGGACGCTTTGTCCTTGGGGCTGGTGGACGAGATCGCCGCCGAGGGTGACGTGGTGAAGGTGGCTTCCGAGCGGGTCGAAGCGTTGGCGGGCAAGGACAAGGGCACGCTGGGCGCGATCAAGGCGACGATGTTCGCCCCCGCGGTGGCGGCGCTGCGCGCACCCGCGTAG
- a CDS encoding TetR/AcrR family transcriptional regulator: MPRPRVHDLDALLDVAERLVASSGEVTVRGLATAAGVPNGTIYHAFGSLSALLAQVWLRAATAFLDLQTSRVDAASSPVEAVVAAADTPAEFALLRPDGARMLLRVRGDRLFGPELPDELAEALHALDKRLVALLVRLARRVWDRGDGLAVEVITTCVVDLPTAFFRRDITDPLVRERLAAAVRAVLTVPPREKDRP, translated from the coding sequence ATGCCCCGCCCCCGCGTCCACGACCTCGACGCGCTCCTCGACGTCGCCGAACGGCTGGTCGCGTCGTCGGGAGAGGTCACCGTGCGTGGCCTGGCCACCGCCGCGGGCGTGCCGAACGGGACGATCTACCACGCGTTCGGGTCGCTCAGCGCGTTGCTGGCCCAGGTCTGGCTGCGTGCGGCGACCGCGTTCCTGGACCTGCAGACCTCGCGGGTGGACGCCGCTTCCTCGCCGGTGGAAGCCGTCGTCGCGGCCGCGGACACCCCGGCGGAGTTCGCGTTGCTGCGTCCCGACGGGGCCCGGATGCTGCTCCGGGTGCGGGGCGACCGGCTGTTCGGGCCGGAACTGCCGGACGAGCTGGCGGAGGCGTTGCACGCGCTGGACAAACGCCTGGTCGCGCTGCTCGTGCGGCTGGCGCGCCGGGTGTGGGACCGCGGCGACGGACTGGCCGTCGAGGTGATCACCACCTGCGTCGTCGACCTGCCGACCGCGTTCTTCCGGCGGGACATCACCGACCCCCTGGTGCGGGAGCGGCTGGCCGCCGCCGTGCGAGCCGTGCTGACCGTGCCCCCTCGAGAGAAGGACCGACCTTGA
- a CDS encoding arsenate reductase family protein, producing the protein MEIWVNPACAKCRSAVSLLDEAGAQYTVRRYLEDPPTAKEVKAVLKRLGLEPWDITRTAEPIAKELGLKTWGRTPADRARWIEALSEHPKLIQRPIITADDGTTVVARDPETVRSVL; encoded by the coding sequence GTGGAGATCTGGGTCAACCCGGCGTGCGCGAAGTGCCGGTCCGCCGTGTCGCTGTTGGACGAAGCCGGTGCGCAGTACACCGTGCGCCGCTACCTCGAGGACCCGCCGACCGCGAAGGAAGTGAAGGCCGTCCTGAAGCGGCTCGGCCTGGAGCCGTGGGACATCACGCGCACCGCCGAGCCGATCGCGAAGGAGCTGGGCCTCAAGACGTGGGGCCGCACCCCGGCCGACCGCGCACGCTGGATCGAGGCTCTCAGCGAGCACCCGAAGCTGATCCAGCGCCCGATCATCACGGCCGACGACGGCACGACGGTCGTCGCCCGCGACCCCGAAACGGTGCGCTCGGTCCTTTAA
- a CDS encoding threonine synthase — translation MPYSFLSHLECSRTGERFEADAVQGLSPSGAPLLARYDLDGVREAVTPKEISGREPTLWRYHEVLPVRSPERVVSLGEGMTPLLRLPRYGRELGLSRLWMKDEGLVPTGTFKARGAAVGVSRAAELGVGGIAMPTNGNAGAAWALYAARAGLSSLIAMPDDAPAITMRECVAAGAELYRVDGLIGDAGKLVAAAVPRRPGVQDVSTLKEPYRIEGKKTMGYEIAEQFGWRLPDVILYPTGGGVGIIGIYKALLEMRELGWVSGPLPRLVAVQATGCAPIVTAFERGDRESVPFPDARTVAFGITVPKALGDFLVLDAVYATDGTAVAVTDEELLAAQRELTTFEGTFICPEGGACFAALRHLRSSGWLSGDEDVVVLNTGAGIKYPETVPLDVPLLPRDGRIP, via the coding sequence GTGCCGTACTCGTTCCTCAGCCACCTCGAATGCTCCCGGACCGGCGAGCGCTTCGAGGCCGACGCCGTCCAGGGACTCTCGCCGTCCGGTGCGCCGCTGCTGGCGCGCTACGACCTCGACGGTGTCCGCGAAGCCGTGACGCCGAAGGAGATCTCCGGGCGCGAGCCGACGCTGTGGCGCTACCACGAGGTGCTGCCGGTGCGCTCCCCCGAGCGGGTCGTGAGCCTGGGCGAGGGCATGACGCCGTTGCTGCGCCTGCCGCGCTACGGCCGCGAGCTGGGGCTTTCGCGGCTGTGGATGAAGGACGAGGGCCTGGTCCCGACCGGCACGTTCAAGGCCCGGGGCGCCGCGGTCGGCGTCTCGCGGGCGGCGGAGCTGGGTGTCGGCGGGATCGCGATGCCGACGAACGGCAACGCGGGCGCGGCGTGGGCGCTGTACGCGGCGCGCGCGGGCCTGTCGAGCCTGATCGCGATGCCGGACGACGCCCCGGCGATCACCATGCGCGAGTGCGTCGCGGCAGGGGCCGAGCTGTACCGGGTGGACGGTCTCATCGGCGACGCGGGGAAGCTCGTGGCCGCGGCGGTTCCGCGGCGTCCGGGTGTGCAGGACGTCTCGACGCTGAAGGAGCCGTACCGCATCGAGGGCAAGAAGACGATGGGGTACGAGATCGCCGAGCAGTTCGGCTGGCGGCTGCCCGACGTCATCCTCTACCCCACCGGCGGCGGGGTCGGGATCATCGGGATCTACAAGGCTTTGCTGGAAATGCGCGAGCTGGGCTGGGTTTCCGGTCCGCTGCCGCGGCTCGTCGCCGTCCAGGCGACCGGGTGCGCGCCGATCGTCACCGCGTTCGAGCGGGGCGACCGGGAGAGCGTGCCGTTCCCGGACGCCCGGACCGTCGCGTTCGGTATCACCGTGCCCAAGGCGCTGGGCGACTTCCTGGTGCTCGACGCCGTTTACGCCACGGACGGGACCGCCGTGGCCGTCACCGACGAGGAACTGCTCGCGGCGCAACGGGAACTGACCACCTTCGAGGGCACGTTCATCTGTCCCGAGGGTGGGGCGTGCTTCGCCGCGCTGCGGCACCTGCGCTCGTCGGGGTGGCTTTCCGGCGACGAGGACGTCGTGGTCTTGAACACCGGCGCCGGGATCAAGTACCCGGAGACGGTGCCCCTCGACGTCCCGCTGCTGCCCCGGGACGGCCGCATTCCTTAA
- a CDS encoding EXPERA domain-containing protein, whose amino-acid sequence MNLPLRDRKIDVFFAVLFSAFTVTSLISDLLPTVGVDFSKPSDNFFVNSNYWYAHDADALFMHPPDWMRIVTGLSAFVYMPFYVVLVFALLTGRNWIQLPSVIYATMIVTLTGVVVFGVEFFGDPAFRTGNPAKFLAFNLPYVLVPLLLLVRMRKPLPFTRRF is encoded by the coding sequence ATGAACCTGCCGCTGCGGGACCGGAAGATCGACGTCTTCTTCGCGGTGCTGTTCTCGGCCTTCACGGTGACGTCGCTGATCAGCGACCTGCTGCCGACCGTCGGCGTCGACTTCTCGAAGCCGTCGGACAACTTCTTCGTGAACTCGAACTACTGGTACGCCCACGACGCCGACGCGCTGTTCATGCACCCGCCGGACTGGATGCGGATCGTCACCGGGCTCTCGGCGTTCGTCTACATGCCGTTCTACGTCGTGCTCGTCTTCGCGCTGCTGACCGGGCGCAACTGGATCCAGCTGCCGTCGGTGATCTACGCGACGATGATCGTCACGCTGACCGGGGTCGTCGTGTTCGGCGTCGAGTTCTTCGGCGACCCGGCGTTCCGCACCGGCAACCCGGCGAAGTTCCTCGCGTTCAACCTGCCCTACGTCCTGGTGCCGCTCCTGCTGCTGGTCCGGATGCGCAAGCCACTCCCCTTCACCCGCCGTTTCTGA
- a CDS encoding DUF1295 domain-containing protein produces the protein MDALRVCLYVFAGVTLGTWVMSVLTREYSWVDRIWSIVPVVYVAIFAGAAGFGDARLDVMFALVTLWGIRLTFNFARKGGYARGGEDYRWAVLRERMAPWQFQVFNFFFISLYQNAILLLITLPAYTALENRGSFGVADVVVAAVFAAFLVGETVADQQQWVFHREKHAGRASTRFLQEGLFRWSRHPNFFFEQAQWWAVAAFGVVAGGLQWTVAGAVLLTLLFVGSTKFTESITRSRYPEYADYQRRTSPVVPWPPKREPARS, from the coding sequence ATGGACGCGCTGCGGGTCTGCCTGTACGTCTTCGCCGGGGTGACGCTCGGCACCTGGGTCATGTCGGTGCTGACCAGGGAGTATTCCTGGGTCGACCGGATCTGGTCGATCGTCCCGGTCGTCTACGTGGCGATCTTCGCCGGCGCGGCCGGGTTCGGCGACGCCCGGCTCGACGTGATGTTCGCGCTGGTCACCCTGTGGGGGATCCGGCTGACGTTCAACTTCGCCCGGAAGGGTGGTTACGCCCGCGGCGGCGAGGACTACCGGTGGGCGGTGCTGCGCGAGCGGATGGCGCCGTGGCAGTTCCAGGTGTTCAACTTCTTCTTCATCTCGCTCTACCAGAACGCGATCCTGCTGCTGATCACGTTGCCCGCGTACACGGCCTTGGAGAACCGGGGCTCGTTCGGCGTGGCGGACGTCGTCGTCGCGGCGGTCTTCGCCGCGTTCCTCGTCGGCGAGACCGTCGCGGACCAGCAGCAGTGGGTGTTCCACCGGGAGAAGCACGCGGGCCGCGCTTCGACGCGGTTCCTGCAGGAGGGGCTGTTCCGCTGGTCGCGGCACCCGAACTTCTTCTTCGAGCAGGCGCAGTGGTGGGCGGTCGCGGCGTTCGGTGTCGTCGCGGGCGGTCTGCAGTGGACGGTCGCCGGCGCGGTGCTGCTCACGCTGCTGTTCGTCGGCTCGACGAAGTTCACCGAGAGCATCACCCGGTCGCGGTACCCGGAGTACGCGGACTACCAGCGCCGGACGTCCCCGGTGGTGCCGTGGCCGCCGAAGCGCGAACCCGCTCGCTCGTGA